One genomic window of Desulfurella sp. includes the following:
- a CDS encoding MBL fold metallo-hydrolase has product MRTLKDRNFKDGKDKIIFLGTAGGRYSVFYQIRKSGGIWFHLGGKIFVIDPGPGALVSALKNKINMSKIDGIFLSHRHLDHCADINSIMESMVISGKRTRYLFAPSAALDEDPVVLQYNRDKFNILYLKEYTDYTIGDLKISTKLTHLHTTPTFGAVFKSDNYSFAYIADTLYSDQLAMDYRADVVIVNTVFKKQMPGYMHLAASDMYNFLEIFKPKVLILTHFGMGFLNENPHLVAKEISQKTNTNVIAAWDNMIVELENI; this is encoded by the coding sequence ATGCGTACTTTGAAAGATAGAAATTTTAAAGACGGCAAAGATAAGATTATTTTTTTGGGTACAGCGGGCGGAAGATACAGTGTTTTTTACCAAATTCGCAAAAGTGGTGGAATCTGGTTTCACTTAGGCGGTAAAATATTTGTTATAGACCCAGGACCTGGTGCTTTAGTTTCAGCATTAAAAAATAAGATTAACATGTCCAAGATTGATGGTATTTTTTTAAGTCACAGACATCTAGACCACTGCGCAGATATTAATTCTATAATGGAATCAATGGTAATATCTGGAAAACGCACCAGGTATTTGTTTGCACCATCTGCAGCATTGGACGAAGATCCTGTAGTTTTACAGTACAATAGAGACAAATTCAATATACTTTACTTAAAAGAATATACAGACTATACTATTGGTGATCTTAAAATTTCCACAAAATTAACACATCTGCATACTACACCAACATTTGGTGCAGTATTTAAATCAGACAATTACTCATTTGCATATATTGCAGATACTTTGTATAGCGATCAATTAGCTATGGATTATAGAGCCGATGTAGTTATTGTAAATACAGTTTTTAAAAAACAGATGCCAGGGTATATGCATTTAGCTGCAAGCGATATGTATAACTTTTTGGAAATTTTTAAACCAAAAGTATTGATTTTAACACATTTTGGTATGGGTTTTTTAAATGAAAACCCTCATCTTGTTGCAAAAGAAATATCTCAAAAAACAAATACAAATGTTATTGCAGCATGGGATAATATGATAGTGGAGTTAGAAAATATATGA
- the hisB gene encoding imidazoleglycerol-phosphate dehydratase HisB: MTKIERKTKETNIKIELNIHGSAKYTIDTGIGFFNHMLETLSRHSNFDLNVNASGDIDVDYHHLVEDVGIVLGQAFFEETRKANFERFGFSIIPMDDALVLSSVDLANRVYLMYDCQISGTILNFDVELIEEFWRAFVNNARIVLHIKQLAGYNKHHIIEAAFKSVAHSLKVACTPSSEILSTKLTL, encoded by the coding sequence ATGACAAAAATTGAAAGAAAAACAAAAGAAACTAATATAAAAATAGAGCTAAATATTCATGGTTCTGCTAAATATACAATTGATACAGGGATTGGTTTTTTTAATCACATGCTAGAAACATTATCAAGACATAGCAATTTTGATTTAAATGTGAATGCAAGCGGTGATATTGATGTTGATTACCATCATTTAGTAGAAGATGTAGGTATAGTTTTAGGTCAGGCTTTTTTTGAGGAAACAAGGAAAGCCAATTTTGAGCGATTTGGCTTTAGTATCATACCCATGGATGATGCTTTGGTATTGTCAAGTGTTGATTTAGCAAACAGGGTTTATTTAATGTATGATTGCCAGATAAGTGGAACCATATTAAATTTTGATGTAGAACTCATTGAAGAATTTTGGAGAGCATTTGTAAACAATGCTCGCATTGTTTTGCATATAAAGCAACTTGCTGGTTACAATAAACACCATATTATTGAAGCTGCATTTAAATCAGTTGCCCATAGCTTAAAAGTAGCCTGCACACCTTCAAGTGAAATTTTATCAACAAAACTTACGCTTTAG
- a CDS encoding phosphatase PAP2 family protein: protein MRESFDLKPFDIVNLTYYFFIICLVFIFRSQIPSYLFLIFSYIFIMIIVVFVLLKPYKGYFLSIFRYFYPVVFLGFIFESLALIVPFIQPRNKDNYLIGIDKIFFSKPIAEYFYVFNKPIFNDIFSIFYTFYYFLPLILLYFLYKKKYFLKLEYSLFALSLAYYISYIGYMLVPAIGPRYSIVFSQPIQGGVVYNLISTFLDRFEHIKQDCFPSGHVAISVLTDMLIFDIKKSVGYAVLLIVIVLIVSTLALRYHYFIDDVCGLLLAFFSYFIAKIVYRKKLYV, encoded by the coding sequence ATGCGTGAAAGTTTTGATTTAAAACCGTTTGATATTGTAAATTTAACCTATTATTTTTTTATAATTTGTCTGGTATTTATTTTTAGATCTCAAATACCATCGTATCTATTTTTAATTTTTTCATATATTTTTATTATGATTATTGTTGTTTTTGTTTTATTAAAGCCATATAAAGGTTATTTTTTATCCATATTCAGGTATTTTTACCCTGTAGTTTTTTTAGGGTTTATATTTGAATCACTTGCATTGATTGTGCCTTTTATACAACCAAGAAACAAAGATAATTATCTGATTGGCATTGATAAAATTTTTTTTTCAAAACCTATTGCAGAATATTTTTACGTATTTAACAAACCAATATTTAATGATATTTTTTCTATTTTTTATACTTTTTACTATTTTTTGCCACTCATTTTGTTGTATTTTTTATATAAGAAAAAATATTTTTTAAAACTTGAGTATTCTTTATTTGCTCTTTCTTTGGCTTACTATATTTCTTATATTGGCTATATGCTTGTACCTGCAATTGGACCCAGATACTCTATTGTATTTAGTCAGCCTATACAGGGAGGAGTTGTATACAATCTTATATCCACGTTTTTGGATAGATTTGAACATATTAAACAGGATTGTTTTCCAAGCGGACATGTGGCAATATCTGTTTTGACAGATATGCTAATATTTGATATTAAAAAAAGTGTTGGCTATGCTGTATTGTTAATAGTTATTGTATTAATTGTTTCAACTCTTGCTCTTAGATATCATTACTTTATAGATGATGTTTGTGGGTTGTTGCTTGCTTTTTTTTCCTATTTTATTGCTAAAATAGTGTATAGGAAAAAACTTTATGTTTGA
- a CDS encoding DUF1634 domain-containing protein, whose amino-acid sequence MNFDLNKFIAKTLAVGVYSSMFLFCVAIIENFFKKSSMFDRSFLGIFKGLFALDPNSTLYAGIVILMLTPVVRVLFLAIGYFIEGDLRFSFFSFLVLLILIFSVYFGVH is encoded by the coding sequence ATGAATTTTGATTTAAATAAGTTTATTGCAAAAACGCTTGCAGTTGGTGTTTACTCAAGCATGTTTTTGTTTTGTGTTGCAATAATCGAAAATTTTTTTAAAAAAAGTAGCATGTTTGATAGAAGTTTTTTGGGTATATTTAAAGGATTATTTGCGCTTGACCCCAATTCTACATTATATGCAGGGATTGTAATTTTAATGTTAACTCCAGTTGTGAGAGTTTTGTTTTTGGCAATTGGATATTTTATAGAAGGTGATTTGCGTTTTAGTTTTTTTTCTTTTTTGGTTTTATTGATACTGATTTTTAGTGTATATTTTGGTGTACACTAA
- a CDS encoding MiaB/RimO family radical SAM methylthiotransferase encodes MKTITFYTFGCKTNQYETQLMIESIVNKYKVVDKSTKADIYVINSCAVTKSASDQSRHVLRKLQRQNPNSHIIYTGCDSYLINENDYFDASNVHIVGNKYKYDILSAIKCSRDTSLSTKTYNIDKIVSFWNKSRPFVKIQEGCNNFCSYCVVAHLRGIQRCKDSSLVIKEIENFARQGFGEIVLTGTNIGSYENLKELLKKIDSLKYNFRIRLSSIEPMYVDEELIDIIAQGKFAKHLHIPLQFASDRILRLARRNYTAYDFERIVNYASKKDIFVGTDIIVGFEETDEDFLTTYKFIENNDIVFAHIFTYSHRPFTKEVSNYIDNNTLKERSNKLKELINIKFKQKMQQFVNKNTQIVVQQKRAFVQNNEYNLAIASQYFKVLTKIEKKGLIEGKITNFDGVYAYFER; translated from the coding sequence ATGAAAACCATAACTTTTTATACTTTTGGGTGTAAAACAAATCAATATGAAACGCAATTAATGATTGAGTCTATTGTTAATAAATATAAAGTTGTTGATAAGTCAACTAAAGCGGATATTTATGTTATTAATTCATGTGCAGTTACAAAGTCTGCTTCGGATCAATCAAGGCATGTTTTAAGAAAACTTCAAAGGCAAAACCCAAACTCACATATTATTTACACTGGTTGCGATAGTTATCTGATTAACGAAAATGATTATTTTGATGCAAGCAATGTACATATTGTAGGCAATAAGTACAAATACGATATATTAAGTGCTATCAAGTGCAGTAGAGATACATCTTTATCAACTAAAACATACAATATAGACAAAATTGTATCTTTCTGGAATAAAAGCCGTCCATTTGTAAAAATTCAGGAAGGCTGTAATAATTTTTGCTCTTATTGTGTTGTGGCTCATTTAAGAGGTATTCAAAGATGTAAAGATTCTTCTTTAGTTATTAAAGAAATAGAGAACTTTGCAAGGCAAGGATTTGGCGAGATAGTACTAACAGGCACAAACATAGGGTCTTATGAAAATTTAAAAGAGCTGCTTAAAAAAATCGATTCACTAAAGTATAATTTTAGAATCAGGTTAAGCTCAATTGAGCCTATGTATGTTGATGAAGAGCTTATTGATATAATAGCTCAAGGAAAATTTGCAAAGCATTTGCATATACCTCTCCAATTTGCAAGTGATAGAATACTTAGATTGGCACGCAGAAACTATACTGCTTATGATTTTGAAAGAATTGTAAATTATGCTTCAAAAAAAGATATATTTGTAGGGACAGATATAATTGTTGGTTTTGAAGAAACTGATGAGGATTTTTTAACTACATATAAATTTATTGAGAATAATGATATTGTGTTTGCGCATATTTTTACATATTCTCATAGACCTTTTACAAAAGAAGTTTCAAATTATATAGATAATAATACTTTAAAAGAAAGATCAAATAAACTAAAAGAACTCATAAATATTAAGTTCAAACAAAAAATGCAACAATTTGTCAATAAAAATACACAAATTGTTGTCCAGCAAAAGCGTGCTTTTGTTCAAAATAATGAGTACAATCTTGCTATTGCAAGTCAATATTTTAAGGTCTTGACAAAAATAGAAAAAAAAGGCTTAATTGAAGGTAAGATTACTAACTTTGATGGTGTTTATGCGTACTTTGAAAGATAG
- the xseB gene encoding exodeoxyribonuclease VII small subunit yields MNQELSFEQALKRLEEIAQKLEQENLNLEDALKYFEEGMELSKFCSLILQKAENKVKVIMKDSEIEMENLE; encoded by the coding sequence ATGAATCAAGAACTTAGTTTTGAACAGGCTCTAAAACGCCTTGAAGAAATAGCACAAAAGCTTGAACAAGAAAATTTAAATTTGGAAGATGCTTTAAAATACTTTGAAGAAGGAATGGAGTTGTCGAAGTTCTGTTCTTTGATACTTCAAAAGGCAGAAAATAAAGTTAAAGTCATTATGAAAGATAGCGAAATTGAAATGGAAAACTTAGAATGA
- a CDS encoding polyprenyl synthetase family protein, with translation MNYRQIIDLKLNQFCNDQKLHIDNFRGALCYSLVNGGKRLRAILVLTIIELKRQVSEDDYKIAMGLEMMHAYSLIHDDLPAMDNALLRRNLPVNHIVFGEDLAILAGDGLNTNAFYMISNTNISPEKIVKIVKTLSEKTGIYGMVLGQAADILSSKNRLNKPQKWLVNFIHKNKTARFLQACCEIGAILSDQDERPFSKFGLYLGMSYQIIDDYLDIVSDKKVLGKDKKDIDNNTLTYPKVYGIQKSLDLANKLKGLAIDAVKNIQGHERLIELAEFIVKRVS, from the coding sequence ATGAATTACAGACAAATAATTGATTTAAAATTAAATCAGTTTTGTAATGATCAAAAATTACATATAGATAATTTTAGAGGAGCTTTATGTTATAGTCTTGTAAATGGTGGAAAGAGACTTAGAGCTATTTTAGTTTTAACTATAATAGAGCTAAAAAGACAAGTTAGTGAAGATGATTATAAAATTGCTATGGGTCTTGAAATGATGCACGCATATTCACTTATACATGATGATTTGCCCGCGATGGACAATGCCCTGCTTAGGAGAAACCTTCCGGTAAATCATATAGTTTTTGGTGAAGATCTGGCTATTTTGGCTGGTGATGGCTTGAATACAAATGCATTTTATATGATTTCAAACACAAACATATCACCCGAGAAAATTGTTAAGATAGTAAAAACATTATCTGAAAAAACAGGCATTTATGGCATGGTTTTAGGTCAGGCGGCAGATATCCTTTCAAGTAAAAACAGATTGAATAAACCACAAAAATGGCTTGTTAACTTTATACATAAAAATAAAACCGCGAGGTTTTTGCAAGCGTGCTGTGAGATTGGAGCAATTCTTTCAGATCAAGATGAACGCCCTTTTTCAAAATTTGGTTTATATTTGGGTATGTCTTACCAGATTATAGACGACTATTTAGATATAGTGTCTGATAAAAAAGTCTTGGGTAAAGATAAAAAGGATATTGACAATAATACACTTACGTATCCAAAAGTTTATGGTATACAAAAGAGTTTAGATTTGGCAAATAAACTGAAAGGTTTGGCGATTGATGCTGTAAAAAATATCCAAGGTCATGAAAGATTAATTGAATTAGCTGAATTTATTGTAAAAAGGGTTAGTTAG
- a CDS encoding GDP-mannose 4,6-dehydratase produces MIFIPGCAGFIGFSTTLTLLEQGNTCVGIDNLNRYYDVKMKQKRLSILKGYKNFIFYEADVENFDTLKLIFQLHRFDSIINLAARAGVRYSMQNPFVYLSTNTLGALNLFELAKHFGVEKVVLASTSSLYAGEPLPFREDYPVNKPLSVYAASKKAMEAIAYSYYQLYGIDVTMLRYFTVYGPYGRPDMSIFRFIKWIYEEEPVVIFGDGSQSRDFTYIDDAVDATIKGLKKVGCEAFNVGANTSYSLNYIISLIEQNLGKKAKIVHKEFHKADVLATRADFSKINSLLGFKPKVTIEEGIKRLCDWYVENASFLKDISTKEQDR; encoded by the coding sequence GTGATTTTTATACCAGGATGTGCAGGCTTTATAGGATTTTCTACAACACTTACCTTACTTGAACAGGGAAATACATGTGTAGGCATAGATAATCTAAATCGATACTACGATGTTAAAATGAAACAAAAAAGACTATCTATACTAAAAGGTTATAAAAATTTCATATTTTATGAAGCAGATGTTGAAAACTTTGATACGCTAAAGCTTATATTTCAATTACACAGGTTTGATAGTATAATTAATTTAGCTGCCCGTGCTGGCGTTAGGTATTCGATGCAAAATCCCTTTGTTTATTTATCTACAAATACGCTTGGAGCGCTAAATTTATTTGAGCTTGCAAAGCATTTTGGCGTTGAAAAAGTTGTACTTGCTTCTACTTCTTCGCTTTATGCAGGTGAACCTTTACCGTTTAGAGAAGATTATCCCGTAAACAAACCATTGTCAGTATACGCTGCAAGCAAAAAAGCAATGGAAGCAATAGCTTATTCCTACTACCAGCTATACGGTATAGATGTTACGATGCTAAGATACTTTACAGTGTATGGTCCATACGGCAGACCGGATATGAGTATATTTAGATTTATAAAATGGATATACGAAGAAGAACCGGTCGTTATTTTTGGAGATGGTAGTCAGTCAAGAGATTTTACATATATTGATGACGCAGTGGATGCTACAATTAAAGGACTAAAAAAAGTTGGGTGTGAGGCTTTCAATGTAGGAGCAAATACTTCTTATTCTCTTAACTACATAATAAGTCTCATTGAACAAAATTTAGGTAAAAAGGCAAAAATTGTACACAAAGAGTTTCACAAAGCAGATGTTTTAGCCACACGTGCTGATTTTTCAAAAATTAATTCATTACTTGGTTTTAAACCAAAAGTAACTATTGAAGAAGGAATAAAAAGATTGTGCGATTGGTATGTAGAAAATGCATCGTTTTTAAAAGATATAAGTACAAAAGAGCAGGATAGATGA
- the xseA gene encoding exodeoxyribonuclease VII large subunit: MKPLSVFELTKQIKDLLEWNFNEVFVEGEISNLKISSAQHVYFNLVDQKARLMCVIFKSNIDENVKKQLVNGQKVIALGRISLYEPHGQYHLVISYIQSIGDGLKYKKLEEDKKFLLEKGYLENKKPLPFFPKKVIIITSLQAAALKDILNILKRRSPGLEILIYPATVQGENAKKEILKAIEFVNENYAKLSLDVCILTRGGGSVDELWIFNDLDIAIAFKNCKIPTISAIGHQIDQTLCDLVADKIAETPSAAAEILTKAYADLYKSILMLKKTIFSNFYRILNSKKANFFNLKLTKIIKLVENYIEVNMLKNDNLSALLEHKIQNIIFDKSKKVKSLENRIKIQNPIAKLNAQKITHLKLQNLIVSNMLSMLEKKKHLLLNLTDKITALSPKNVLKRGFSITYTKDNKIIKSVDDVKENDYLYTILYNGKIESVVLKKQN; the protein is encoded by the coding sequence ATGAAACCCTTAAGTGTTTTTGAACTAACAAAACAAATCAAAGATTTGCTTGAGTGGAATTTTAACGAAGTATTTGTAGAAGGCGAAATATCAAACTTGAAAATTTCAAGCGCTCAACATGTGTACTTTAATTTAGTTGACCAAAAAGCCAGATTAATGTGTGTCATCTTTAAATCAAATATTGATGAAAATGTTAAAAAACAGCTGGTAAATGGTCAAAAAGTTATAGCACTTGGAAGAATCAGCCTATATGAGCCTCATGGACAATACCATTTAGTAATTTCTTATATTCAAAGCATTGGTGATGGTCTAAAGTACAAAAAACTTGAAGAAGACAAAAAATTCTTACTTGAAAAAGGCTATCTTGAAAACAAAAAACCGCTACCATTTTTTCCTAAAAAAGTAATTATAATAACAAGTCTTCAAGCTGCTGCGCTAAAGGATATCTTAAACATACTAAAAAGACGCAGCCCTGGACTCGAAATACTGATATATCCTGCAACAGTACAGGGTGAAAATGCAAAAAAAGAAATACTAAAAGCAATTGAGTTTGTCAATGAAAATTATGCCAAACTATCTCTTGATGTATGTATTCTAACACGTGGCGGCGGTTCTGTTGATGAGTTGTGGATATTTAACGATCTGGATATTGCAATTGCATTTAAAAACTGTAAAATCCCTACCATAAGCGCGATTGGCCATCAAATAGATCAAACATTATGCGATCTTGTGGCAGACAAAATTGCAGAAACTCCATCTGCAGCAGCAGAAATCTTAACAAAAGCTTACGCAGATCTTTATAAGTCTATATTAATGCTAAAAAAAACTATTTTTTCAAATTTTTACAGAATTCTGAACTCAAAAAAAGCAAATTTCTTTAATCTCAAACTTACAAAAATAATTAAATTAGTAGAAAATTATATAGAAGTTAATATGTTGAAAAATGATAATTTGAGTGCTTTACTGGAGCATAAAATACAAAACATTATTTTCGACAAAAGCAAAAAAGTTAAATCATTAGAAAATAGAATCAAGATTCAAAACCCAATAGCAAAGTTAAATGCACAAAAAATTACTCATTTAAAACTTCAAAATTTGATTGTTTCCAATATGTTGAGCATGCTTGAGAAAAAAAAACACTTACTTTTAAACTTAACTGATAAAATTACTGCATTAAGCCCAAAAAATGTTTTAAAAAGAGGGTTTTCAATAACATATACAAAAGACAATAAAATTATAAAAAGCGTGGATGACGTAAAAGAAAATGATTATTTATATACAATTTTATATAATGGCAAAATTGAGTCGGTTGTTTTAAAAAAACAAAATTAG
- the ruvA gene encoding Holliday junction branch migration protein RuvA, with protein MFYALEGKITDKKNGFVVMNIAGIHFSITVSLITYFNLELGKKVKLFVELIASETGFRLYGFLNEEEKYLFNELRKISKIGAKTAISILSKFSPQEFKHIIAGKKVEQLISVPGIGKKTASAIIFELSDKVLETDEKLIELLDVLTNSLGFSKDQVLPVLDKIYRQNPNLDTAELIKICLKNLRQ; from the coding sequence ATGTTTTACGCTTTAGAAGGGAAAATTACTGATAAAAAAAATGGTTTTGTCGTAATGAACATAGCTGGTATACATTTTAGCATAACAGTAAGCTTGATCACCTACTTTAATCTTGAGCTTGGAAAAAAGGTAAAGTTATTTGTGGAGTTAATCGCAAGTGAAACTGGTTTTAGGTTGTATGGTTTTTTAAACGAAGAAGAAAAATATTTATTCAATGAACTTAGAAAAATATCAAAAATTGGTGCAAAAACAGCTATATCTATATTATCAAAATTTTCACCACAAGAATTTAAACACATTATTGCAGGTAAAAAAGTAGAGCAACTTATAAGCGTACCGGGTATTGGTAAAAAAACAGCCAGTGCAATTATATTTGAATTATCAGACAAAGTACTTGAAACAGATGAAAAGCTTATTGAATTGTTGGATGTTTTAACAAATAGTTTAGGTTTTTCAAAAGATCAGGTTTTGCCTGTATTAGATAAAATATACAGACAAAATCCGAATTTAGATACAGCTGAGCTCATCAAAATTTGTCTTAAAAATTTACGGCAATGA
- a CDS encoding sulfite exporter TauE/SafE family protein produces the protein MFEIALILMGILSGIFGALLGIGGGTFVVPLLVIFLHYPIHQAVAISLISIIATSSSVASVNVYNKITNMRLGITLELATTLGAIAGSFIGTFLKGNVIALIFSFVMAFIAYFMYFHKENEQSTSVTQAKSVYASNYFDYALNKNIEYDVKNLGAGLAISAFAGAFSGMLGIGGGVLKVPAMNAFCKVPIKVAAATSNFMIGVTAAAGSFIYFGKGYIEKPLYVALIVLGVIMGSKLSMPIIKKVPPSRVKNIFIIFLIYLAIEMFIKGVK, from the coding sequence ATGTTTGAAATAGCTCTTATTTTAATGGGCATACTAAGCGGTATTTTTGGTGCATTGCTTGGAATTGGCGGGGGAACATTTGTTGTTCCCCTTCTTGTTATTTTTTTGCATTATCCCATACATCAGGCTGTAGCAATAAGTCTTATTTCTATAATCGCAACAAGTAGTTCTGTTGCAAGTGTAAACGTTTATAATAAAATAACAAATATGAGACTTGGAATAACATTGGAGCTAGCTACAACGCTTGGCGCTATTGCAGGCAGCTTTATTGGAACTTTTTTAAAAGGAAATGTTATTGCCTTAATTTTTTCATTTGTTATGGCATTTATAGCTTATTTCATGTATTTTCACAAAGAAAATGAACAAAGCACATCTGTAACTCAAGCAAAAAGTGTTTATGCAAGCAATTATTTTGATTATGCTCTAAATAAAAATATAGAGTATGATGTTAAAAATTTAGGTGCAGGATTAGCTATAAGTGCTTTTGCAGGAGCTTTTTCTGGTATGTTGGGCATTGGTGGTGGCGTATTAAAAGTACCTGCCATGAATGCATTTTGTAAAGTACCTATAAAAGTAGCTGCTGCAACAAGTAACTTTATGATTGGTGTTACAGCTGCTGCTGGCTCTTTTATATATTTTGGAAAAGGATACATAGAAAAACCGCTTTATGTAGCTTTGATTGTTCTTGGTGTGATAATGGGTTCAAAACTTTCTATGCCAATAATTAAAAAAGTTCCACCGTCAAGGGTAAAGAACATTTTTATAATATTTTTGATATATCTGGCAATTGAGATGTTTATAAAAGGTGTAAAATGA
- a CDS encoding diacylglycerol kinase family protein translates to MIAIIANPKARRFSINKLMQIKQIFNDSFKKVDIFYTKRPMDGLEIAKQIKSSYKIVCSYGGDGTLNEVVNGIVDTDVKLGVLPCGTSDVFALELGLQRNAINCAKRYLKQNYVNVHLGELNNRYFILMAGVGIDAAAVLDVNHSLKEYSGKLSYFLSGIKSVKSFDRLISVKTPFGEKLCYSVIAANAKKYGGDFSIFKKANCFEKNLYVCLFHTKKSLLNIAKSAMFLYFGINSNLHECFFADEIFIDSFDIPIQVDGDFAGFSPARIKASKKCVKVLI, encoded by the coding sequence ATGATAGCAATAATTGCTAACCCAAAAGCCCGTAGATTTTCAATTAATAAGCTTATGCAGATAAAACAGATATTTAATGATTCGTTTAAAAAAGTGGATATTTTTTACACAAAAAGACCAATGGATGGTTTAGAGATAGCAAAACAAATTAAATCATCATATAAAATTGTGTGTTCTTATGGTGGCGATGGTACGTTAAATGAAGTTGTAAATGGGATTGTAGATACAGATGTTAAGCTTGGTGTATTGCCTTGCGGAACTTCCGATGTATTTGCGCTTGAGCTTGGCTTGCAAAGAAATGCTATAAATTGCGCAAAACGTTATTTAAAACAAAATTATGTTAATGTTCATTTGGGAGAGTTAAATAATAGGTATTTTATATTAATGGCAGGTGTTGGTATAGATGCTGCTGCTGTACTTGATGTAAACCATTCCCTTAAAGAATATTCAGGAAAACTTTCTTATTTTCTCAGCGGTATTAAAAGTGTAAAGTCATTTGATAGGCTAATAAGCGTTAAAACACCTTTTGGGGAAAAGCTATGCTACAGTGTAATAGCAGCCAATGCTAAAAAATATGGAGGTGATTTTTCCATTTTCAAAAAAGCAAATTGCTTTGAAAAAAATTTGTATGTTTGTTTATTTCACACAAAAAAAAGCCTATTGAATATAGCAAAATCTGCAATGTTTTTGTATTTTGGTATTAATTCAAATTTGCACGAATGTTTTTTTGCTGATGAAATTTTTATCGATAGTTTTGATATACCAATACAGGTGGATGGCGATTTTGCTGGTTTTTCTCCAGCAAGAATAAAGGCTAGCAAAAAATGCGTGAAAGTTTTGATTTAA
- a CDS encoding tetratricopeptide repeat protein: MSNFFKFNDILLISAAIMLIIVIYYIVKEQKRKIEKKKITAYLKGINYIIEDKTDKAIEELTSAIELEPDIVDVYISIGNLFRKKGEINRALIIHKGLLARKLDREKKIEVYINIGIDYKKAGLYDRAKETFKNALSLDPKNNTLKKYLEEVYEDSKDWESALVWQKRFGEDKKITAHIYCELGKKALRESNNYNIAYDYFKKAFVEDKNCFDALLNLGKISYANQDKKKAFQYWYDAIKVKNEFLNLILDNIKDKYDLYEFLKSVLIYNPKSYYILFFSAMYLLKLEKYKKALSVLNMILKSNNYTQSAIVLAVKCLSSQSDNKKLQILASKLQINIKYTCKSCGYSTHLFFWKCPKCRDWDSAKVEL; encoded by the coding sequence ATGAGTAATTTTTTTAAATTTAATGATATATTACTGATAAGCGCTGCAATAATGCTAATAATAGTTATATACTACATAGTAAAAGAACAGAAAAGAAAAATTGAAAAAAAGAAGATTACCGCTTATTTAAAAGGCATAAACTACATAATTGAAGATAAAACAGACAAAGCAATAGAAGAGCTCACAAGTGCAATAGAGCTTGAACCAGATATTGTGGATGTATATATTAGTATTGGCAATCTTTTTAGAAAAAAAGGAGAAATCAATAGGGCTTTAATTATCCATAAAGGTTTACTTGCAAGAAAATTAGATAGAGAAAAAAAAATTGAAGTTTATATAAATATAGGTATAGATTATAAAAAAGCAGGACTCTACGATAGAGCGAAAGAAACATTCAAAAATGCTTTGTCTTTAGATCCAAAAAATAATACATTAAAAAAGTACTTAGAAGAGGTGTATGAGGATTCAAAAGATTGGGAAAGCGCGCTTGTATGGCAAAAAAGATTTGGTGAAGATAAAAAAATCACGGCACATATTTACTGTGAGCTTGGCAAAAAAGCTTTAAGAGAATCAAATAATTACAATATAGCTTATGATTATTTTAAAAAGGCATTCGTTGAAGATAAAAATTGTTTTGATGCTTTGCTTAATTTAGGTAAAATATCTTATGCGAATCAAGACAAAAAAAAGGCTTTTCAATATTGGTATGATGCAATAAAAGTAAAAAATGAGTTTTTAAATCTCATTTTAGATAATATAAAAGATAAGTATGATCTTTATGAATTTTTAAAAAGTGTGCTTATTTACAACCCAAAATCTTATTACATACTTTTTTTTAGCGCAATGTACCTTTTAAAGCTTGAAAAATATAAAAAAGCTCTATCTGTTTTAAATATGATTTTAAAATCCAATAACTATACACAAAGCGCTATTGTTTTGGCTGTTAAGTGTCTTTCAAGTCAATCTGATAATAAAAAACTCCAGATACTTGCATCAAAATTACAGATTAATATAAAATACACTTGTAAATCATGTGGTTACTCAACACATTTATTTTTCTGGAAATGCCCAAAATGTAGAGATTGGGACAGTGCAAAAGTGGAGCTGTAG